The genomic DNA TGTGCAGCCCCTGGACGGGCGCTGCCACGGGGCAGGGGAGCCCACGGGAGGCCGGAGCGTCCCCTGGGTCAGAGCATTGTCCCTGTCGGGGACACTAGGGCAGAGGTGTCACAGCACCAGGCTCTGTGCTTGGGGACACAGCAGCGCCAGCGGGGCCAGAGcgtcccagcccccccagcaggaCAGTCCCGGACGTGAGCTGCCACCTCCCAGGGACAGCAGACAGGCTGCTCGGCTGTCTGACCGGACACAGCGCTCCTGGGGCTCTGGTGCCCGAAGCAGACACGTCTCTTCCCCACAGAGCTCCTGTCCCTCCGCCGGCCACCGCCTGTCCCAGCGCAGACCCCCTCCCACCCCGCGCTGTGCCTCCGCGGGCAGGGCAGCCCCCACTCCTACCTGGGGCACCGGAGCTTTGCCATCCCCCTGCAGAGCCGGGCTGGCCCTCGCAGCTTCCTCACTGCTCGGCCTCCTCCTGCAAGTCATGCGCTGACTGTTCAGCTCCAAGATGCGGGTGGTGATGCCTTTGACGTGCAGAAGGTCATCGAGCGAGTTGAAGCCCTTCAGTTCCTGCAAGAGGAGAAGTAAGACTTGACATGGAGCTGAGATGCCCGGGAGCAGACTCGAAGCAGGACCAGGCTCAGTCCCTCCCAGGCTCTTTCCTGGCCCCAGACCCACCAGCTCACACCTCGCTCACACCCCGCAGCTCCTTCGGGCTGCACGGGAAGGAGGGTCGGGGGCCGGAGCTGGGTGAGACCTTCGTACAGCAAGTCCTAATTGCTCCCGTCCCAGGGACGGGGTGGATGCCTTCTGCCCAAAAAGCCCTTTCCATGTAATCCCCACACTTTCCCTGCCCTGAGCAAAACTGCAACGCCTGCGAGGAACAGGAACAGCAACAGAGCTGCTCCGTGCATGGGCGGCAGCAGCCCAAAGCAAAGGCCGAGAGCTCAGAAAGGGAAACTGTCTCCAGCTGAGCGGAGCGGAGACCCGGAGCCGAGCGGAGCGGAGGCCCAGAATTGAGTGGAGCTGAGACCCGGAGCGTCCCCTGCCCACGCGGTCGATCTCTCTCGTCTGCAGCTCGGGGATGGGAACAGCCCCCATCTCCTGCAGGCACACGTGTGTGCACTGGGCACCCGCCGTCCTGCAAACACGGGTGAGGCGCTGCCTGGAACCACAGCAGGACCTGCACCCGTACGGACTCCGAGCAGTTCCTGCCACGAGCCCAAAGGGCCtaaacccaacagagccagcCTGGCTGCCACTGAGGGGCAGGATTCCGGGGAAAGCATCCACCCTTTCTGGTAACACAGACACCAGGGCCAAGACAAGGTTCCAATTGTTTTCCCAAATTCATCCTGCGTTGTTTTAGGGcactcctgctgcttttcccctATAAATGGGTTTACCCAAAAGCACAGCTCTAGTGACAAAGTCCATCTCTATAAGCCCATCCTCACCTGTTCTCATACCAGCagtctttttgtttaaatacctTTTACTCTTCCGCATCCACGGTGTTTACATTCCAGCTGTATTTATAGCGGGTGACCCTGcccctctcagcctcctctttTCCAGGCCAAAAAAAGCCAAGCTCTTCTCGTGTGGCCTTGTCAAACCAGCCTTTCCCTGGCTCCCCTGCCCCCTTCACCAGACACCGAATTCCAGCCAGGATCTCGCCAGTTCTCCGCGGCATCAACAGCAAAAAGGTGGCATCAacatttctgcctctgctgaagCGCCACAGCAGGCACGGCCTGAGATCGCGCTCACCTTCCTCCCGGCTGTGTCACCCCGTGACTACCGCACGCCGGCTTCTCCGGCTGTCCTTTCCCAACGACAGCTAATCAGTCAACCAGGGGGAGcggcagcatccccagcccaggTGACCGCACCAGACAGgcttctccttcctgctcccGCCCGCTCCACCAGGAACTCCTTTTTTCTGCTCTCGACACGCAGCGTCGCCTCCAGCAGCGCCCGCGGCCCCGGAACACGGGAACCGCGGAACCCGCCGGTCTGTCCGCGGGAGCGGCGGCGAGAGCTGAGCTCCCCGGAGCGCGCAGCGCAGGGACCCGCAGTCCAGGGACCCGCAGCCCAGGGACCCGCCCCGGCGGATCCCGGGCCCGGCACGGAACGACCGGCTCCCTCGGCCCAtcgccccggggccgccccggcgcCGGCTGCGGAACCCGGGGGAAGCGGCGCTGCCGGTGCCACCCGGTCGGACCCCGCCCGTGGAgcccggggccggcggcgcAGGGCGGGCGGCGGCTGCCCCCGGCCGGCCAGCACGGGCCGTCCCCGGGCACGGCGGCTCCGCCTGACGCCGGCAGCGGCGCCTCCCGCCCGGCTCCGCTTCCCGAGGCgccccgctccctccccgcccccgcccAGGCCCGGCAGCGGCGCCGCCCGCACCTCTCTCTTCCGCACGATGCCGCGGGCACGGCGGCGGCCGATGCCGCTGAGCGCACCCTCCAGCTCGGCCACGCCGGCGCGGTTGATGTCCAGCTTCCCCCCGccggggcccggcccgcccggccccgaCATCCCGGGCAGCGACCGCCGCGCAGGCCCCGCGCGCACTGCGcaggcgcggccccgccccggaACGCCGCAGCCGTGAGGAAACACCCGCTTTATTGGGAACCGCGCCTGCGCggcgccgggggcggggcctggccGAGCAGCCCCGCCCTCAGCGGCGCGTGTACACACACGgacagggggcggggcctggccGTGGGGCGGGGCCGTGGCCTGGCCGCGCAGCCCCGCCCTCAGCGGCGCTTGTACAGACACTgacagggggcggggcctggccGTGGGGCGGCGCCTGGCCGAGCAGCCCCGCCCTCAGCGGCGCTTGTACAGACACGGCCGCAGGCGCAGCCCGGGCgtggggcggccccggggggctccGGTCTTGGCGAACTCCAGCAGGTAGAAGAAGGCGCTGGAGAGGTCCTGGGGAAGCACCGCGTCAGCGCCCGGACCCCCAGCCCACGACCTCCAGTGAGCCCCAGAACCccgacaccccccccccccaattccTGGGGTGCCCAGGACCACCAACCCACCCCAAACTCCAACACCACTTCCTGCAGGCCCAGCACCATGTCCCCTGGGTGCCCCCTGCTCCCCTACCCCAACTCATGTTCCTCATCCCCTGTGTGCTCCAAGTCCCAGACCCCAGCAGGTCCCAGGTCCCCCAAAACGAAGTTTTCAGACCCCAGTAGCACATGCCCCACAGGCCCCAGGTCCCCCAGACCCCAGTATCACAGCTCCATGGGACTCAGGTCCCTCAAACCTCCCCCTAGACCTCAGCCCTGCACTCCAGTGTGCGCTGGCTCCTCTCCTGGCCCCGCACACTGTctccacccccagccccactccctgccagcagcaggctgcGCCGCCCTGCTGCCGGAGCCTGAAGGGCGGCCTGTGGCTGCCAGGGACCGGGGGCTCCTTCTAGGGCCCCCCCAGTTCCCAGTGCACCCAGCACAGAGCACGCTCAGGGACGCACCTTGGAGATGCTTTTGAAGCCCAGCTGAGCCATGGCGTTCACAAAGGTTCGAATGTCCTCAAAGCGGCTGGCTACCTCAGCCACCATCAGCGTACCCCTGCGGAACAGCCCGGCCCTGAGCAGCGGCAGCACGGGCACCTCCcgtggcacagcccagcagctctgctcctcactGCCCGCCACGGCCAGCCCGCACCTCCCTGTGCACCCTGACACCTCCAGAAGCCCCACCCAAAGGCCAGCCCGCACCTCCCTGTGCACCCCGACACCTCCTGATCCCCcgcccagcccagccagcacGCGTGTCTCTGCCTACCCGGGCTTCAGCACGCGGTTGGCCTCTTCCAGGATCTCCTGCAGGTTGGTGCCCATCAGCGCCAGGCAGAACACCGCGACATCCACCGACTCGGCTGCCAAAGGCACCTGTCAGACACCAACCGGGACACCCGCCCAGGAGCGGGAGGAGGATGGCGACGGGGCCGGGCAGCACTTCTGTGCTTCGCCACTCCCTGAGCCCTTGGGCTCAATGGAGCATCTTCTCCGCAGAGCCCACAGGTGGAGGTGCCCCGGTTTTCCGAACAGATGCAGATGCATGCTCCCTCTCACGCCCAGGACCCTCACCCTTCCCCAGGATCCCTGACCACCCTCTCCTGTCCCCCAACCTACAGCCCCGCAGCCTGTCTGGAAGCGCACAGCCCATCCCCAACACGCcttgtccccccagccccccaccttGGCCATGTCGCAGACGGTGACCAGCGGGCTGAGAGGTACCAGGTCGAAGCAGTGAACCTTGTTCTTGACGCTGCTCGCAATCTTGCAGTCACCGCACCCAAAATCTGCCACCACAAGCGAGGCGGGCCTGGCCAGGGGAGCGGGAGCTCAGAACGCCCTTCCTGCTCACCCCGGCCCAGCTGTCCCTGGCTCTGTCCGCTCACCGGCGCCGCAGGTAGCGGATGATGCGGTGCACGGGGTTCTCCGGCCAGCGCCCCACTTGCCGGGCGAAGCCACGGTGGTAGATCTCGAAGGCTTCGGGGTCGCTCTGGAAGAGCCGCGCAGCGTCCCGGCTGCTGGACGTGTAGAGCTGCTGGTTGATGTAGCGGAACCGGGCGCCCAGCAGCCGCTCCTCCATCCGCGCCCGCAGCGCCGCCGACCGTGCCGAACGGGCCGAGCCCGGGCTGGGCGGCTGCGGTCCCGCGGCCGCGCCACCCgcgccccgctgcccgccgggTCCCGCCCGGGGCTCGTTCTGCTGCCGCCGCCTGTTCCTGCGCTGCCTCCTGCTCGGCCCCCGCGCCGGCTCCCCGGTCCCCAGCGCCGCGGGCTCCGCGCTCGGCCAGGGCCGCTCAGCCGACCCGTCTGGGGGGACCGAGACGGACGTCGGGCGGCCGGTCCGGgctcccgccgcggccccggccgggCGCCGCCGCAGGGCGGCAGCGGTACCTGCGTCCGGGCGCTGCccgctccgctgcggctccccggggccggccgggcgcccctccgccgccgcccgctgCCCGCCGGCCCGTCTCCGCTTCCCGGGCTCGGCCGCGCTGTCCCCCGGCAGCCGCCGGCGCCGCTTCCTCGCCGCTGCCGCGGGGCCCTGCGGAGGGCGGGGGGCGGGTCACCTCCCCCGGGCCCCGGGACCCGCTCGgccccccgcggccccgcgggcACTCCTTACCGGCCGGCCCGGGCCCTCCGCCCCGTCGTTCCGCTCCTCGTCCGCGAACATGGCGCGGCGGCCGCGGTCCCGCCCGGGCCGGGAGCGGGAGCCACAAccggctccgccgccgccacccACGTGCGCCCGCCGGGCTGCGCGTGCGGCGCGCCCAGAGCGGCCACGGCAGCACCCGCGGAGATAACGCCCCCCTGCGGCCGGGAGGCCGAGCAGCCCGGCTGCGTGAGGCGATGCCGAGggctccccgccgcccggctcgccccgcccccgcccggctcGCCCCGCCCCCGTCCAGctcgccccgccccccgcccaggtcgccccgccccccgcccaggtcgccccgcccccctccctcccccccgcccggctcgccccgcccctgcccggttcgccccgcccccgcccggctcgacccgcccccgcccgcctcGACCCGCCCCTGCCCGGatcgccccgcccccgcccggctcGCCCCGCCCCGTGCCAGCCCCGCCGgcgcccccgctccccgccccgggcgCGTGCCCGCTGCCGCGCACGCCGCTGCCGGTGCCCGCGCGCCCGGCGTCCCCTGCCCGTGGCGCGGAGCCCGGAGCCCGTGCGGCGGGcggccggcagggggcgctggcggcgggcggcccggggCGGAGCCCTCGCGCTGCCGCTGCCCCGAGCCGCCGCCCTGCGCCGCCGGAGCCGGTAAGGGCGGCCGCGCTGGGCTGGGCCGCGCCGGGCTGGGCCGCGCCGACCGTGGCTGGAGGCCGCGCCGTGTCGGGCCCGGGAGGaggcgggagcggggctgcgCGCTGGCGCGGACAAGGCCGGGCTGGGACGGGCGCGGGTCGGCAcggagcgcggcgcgggggGGACAGGCCCGGTCGCGGTCACTGCGGGCTGGGGCGGCCTGGGGGCCCGGAGGGCAGCGGCCGcgccgggctggggctgggacaggctggGAACGGCGCTCgagcaggctgggctgggcccAGGCGTGGCAGGAGCTGGGCCGGGCCTGGCCTTGGGCCGGGCGATGGGGTCTTGGACCAGAGCTCCTGAGGAGCGGGGAAGGCGGCGTGGGGCGGCCTGGGGCTCTGCATCGTGGGGCCGTGGCCCGAGCggcgggggcaggggccagccAGGGCTCAGCAGGGCCAGCGTGGCCGCTTGGCCGTGGGGGGTGGGTGCCCCTCAGTTCgggcggggcaggggctggggcgCGCGGGCAGCCTGGCCGGCACCGGCGCTGGCGCGGTGACAGCGCGGCACCCCCGGGCCGGGCAAGGGACGCGGCTGGAGGAGAGAGGCAGCGGTGGCAGCGGGACACGAGTCCCACAGCGCTGAGGCAGGATGGGGTGTCGCTGGGGTCCCCTCCCCTGGTCCTGCCCCAGGCGGTGGGCGACTAATCTGGTCTgggggcagcgctgcctgccctggggcGCTGGCAGGACCCGCAGCACGTCGGTCGAGGCGCAGCGCTGGCTCGGGGCAGGGCTGCTCCGTCCTCCGCAGCCGGTGAGCGGGAGCGGGACCGGCGCTGCCCTGGAGGTGCCAGAGCTGGTTCTGGTGCCTGTggggctccccggggctccGGGCCGTGAGGCGGGTGTcctgtgtcccctgccccacggAGCCGGCCGGGGTGTGCGGCGCAGGCAGACCTTGCCCGCGGGGCCGTCCTGCCTGGCAGAGCGGGCGGGGGTCCCGCTGCCGCGGGGCGAGCACCAGCCCTGCCGGGGCCGCAGGTCTAAGCCCTCAGGGCTGCGAGCCGGGGACGTCGCGCTTGGTCTATCCCTGCCCTGTGGGACCCTTGGAGGGCAGCCCCACGTCCCTGCCCGAGGCCGCAGACCCCCGGCAGGAACGTACGTGCCAGGCACAGCCGGGGAGCTCAGGGCGGTGCAGCCCTGGCTCTCCGTGACACTGCTGCTGTCCAGGGGTTGCAAAGGGAACCAGGATGTGTGCCTGGCTCCGGGCTGGGCCGTCTGTCGATTACAGTGGAGAGAGGGGGAGCTTGTGGACCTTTGGGGTCCCAGTTTCTTGGGTGTGATGCTGTGCTGAGCTCAGCCAAGTGTGGGTCAGAGCTGGGGACCAGGCgggtctgcagagctgtggatGCCATGCAGGGTGGTGCTGGGCCCCCcaccgccccgctccccccgggaGATGTGGGCACACGGGCCTGGCTGGGTCTGCAGATAAGCCCATGGATGCCAGATCTGCTTCCTGCGGGCTGTTGCAGGCACCCGCGGCGCTGGCGGCGGCTGTGAGCTTCCCCTccgtccccagcccagctccgtccccagcccagctccgtccccagcccagctccgtCCCCGCAGCTTTCCGCAGGGCTGCCGAGGAGGGGGACACAAGGCTTCCGACCCGCTGCCCCGGGAGCCGTCCCAGCAGAGGGGCAGTGGGAGcagcggggctgcgggaggcAACATCCTGGCCCCAGCGCTGCGCGTGGGAAAGGGGGCAGGAGCCCCGCTCTGCAGCGGGACCCGCGTCCTCACACAGCCCCCCCGCAGCGAGAGCCGCGATGGACGACATCTTCACGCAGTGCCGAGAGGGCAACGCGGTGGCCGTGCGGCTCTGGCTGGACAACACCGAGAACGACCTGAACCAGGGGTGAGCAGGAGGGGACCTGCCTGGGCCGGGGGTGCTGCATGGGGCCGGGGGCGCTGGCCGGGGCTCGTTTCCGCTCCGTGTCCTGGGCAGGGGGTGGGATTCAGCTCCTCCCCGCCAGAGGAAGTTACCGCATCGCTGAGGCATGAGCGCTGCACGTCCTCCAGCCGCTTCCTCGGCCGCTGCTGGACGGGACGCAGGTTGGcccgggctgggcagggggtgctggggagcatCTCCCCGTTCCCGGGCGCTGGTGCCTCTGGATGACACTgaccctgtccctgctcccggGAGCGATGCAGCTGGTCCCTGTCTCACAGGAGCCGGGTTCTGGCAGGGCTGacccacaccctgccccacatcTCCTCCCCACGGCGCATCCCCTGCCACAGGAGCTCATGCAGGACCTTTCGGGAGCGGTGCCCAGGCCAGGCACAGGGTTCAGGCAGACCCACTGCCCGCGGGCAGGCACAGCCTCTGCCCACACCGACATCCCTTCTCGGGCCACGGCAGCATCTCCTGTGCTCGTTCTGCCCAGGGCCCTCTGGCCGTGTCTGTCAGTCCCTCCATGGTTCCGGTCACACCGAGCTGGCCCAGTCCACCGGTTGTGCCTGAGGGACAGGGGCCGCTGGCACTCGCTGGGTGCCTGTCCAGGGTACCTGCCtgtggggtcagctgtcccgcCCGCCTGCCTGTCCCGCCCACCTGCCTGTCCCGCCTGCCTGTCCTGCGTGCCGCCTGCCTGTCCTGCGTGCCgcctgcctgtcctgcctgcctgTCCTGCGTGCCGcctgcctgtcctgccctcctgcctgtcctgccctcctgcctgtcctgcccgccgcctgcctgtcctgcccgccgcctgcctgtcctgcccgcctcctgcctgtcctgcccgcctcctgcctgtcctgccctcctgcctgtcctgccctcctgcctgtcctgcGTGCCACCTGCCTGTCCCGCCCgcctgcctgtcctgcctgcctcctgcctgtcctgccctcctgcctgtcctgcccgccgcctgcctgtcctgccctcctgcctgtcctgccctcctgcctgtcctgcGTGCCACCTGCCTGTCCCGCCCGCCTGCCTGTCCCGCCTGCCTGTCCTGCCCgcctcctgcctgtcctgccctcctgcctgtcctgcctgcctcctgcctgtcctgcccacctgtcctgcctcctgcccgcccgCAGGGTGGTGCGAGGAGCTGATGGGGGACACTGGTGGGGGGAGCTGATGTGGTCCCCCGCGGGTGCTGCAGGGGGCCGGGGTGCAGCCCCCCCGCCAGGCCTGGGTCTCCTTTTAAGGCCGGGCTGGTCTCCTCCTCCCTTACttgggcaggagcagctgagcggggccgggggaggaTCCGGCTCTGCCAGCACTGGTCCAGTGCGGAGAACATGGTTtggtgggggctgtggggccctGGTGGGGACAGGAGAGCAGGAAAGACACTCAGCCTGTCCCCTTGGCCCCGCTcagcctgtccctgtcccttggCCCTGCTCAGCCTGTCCCCTCATCTCGCAGCCCGTGTGGGCACAGGGTGACACGTGCCCGGCTGCGGTGCcatgggcagcccctgcccgcgctcagcccttccctccctgcctggccagGGCAGGATGCGGCGGGCAGGCGGCAGAGCTGTCCTTGTCACCCCTGCAGGGATGACCACGGCTTCAGCCCCCTGCACTGGGCCTGCCGCGAGGGCCGCTCCAACGTGGTCGACATGCTCATCATGCGGGGAGCGCGCATCAACGTCATGAACCGCGGTGACGACACCCCGCTGCACCTGGCTGCCAGCCACGGCCACCGCGACATCGTGCAGAAGGTGCGTGCGTCCCCGTCCCTGCAGCCCGCGGCAAACTGAGCGGGACCCGCAGCCCTCGTCCCGCACACCTGGGACTCGCTCCCCACTGTCACTTGCTGGTGTCCCCACCTTGGTGCCACTGAGCACCTCTGGCCTCCCCCCGACATCCAGCCCCCCAGGGCACGGTGCTGGGGAACAGAACCTGCTCTGGTTCACCGGGCttgtccccctgcccccagctGATCCAGTTCAAAGCAGACATCAACGCCGTCAACGAGCACGGGAACACGCCGCTGCACTACGCCTGCTTCTGGGGACACGACCAGGTGGCGGAGGTGAGGGGACGGACATGGGCAGCAGTCAGGGCGAGGGAGGGGGcgcaggggacagcaggaggcCGGGTGTGCGTGGAGAGGCTGGGGACAGCCACCCGCAggtgccttctcctccctcaggACCTGGTGGGCAACGGGGCCTTGGTCAGCATTGCCAACAAATACGGCGAGACGCCCATTGACAAAGCCAAGACCCCGCTGAGAGAGGTCTTGAGAGGTAGGAGGGTCCTGTCctgacccacagcccagctcccactGCAGCCCCTGCGCTCATCTGCGAGCTCCCTGTGCCCAACTCTGTGTCTCCCTGCAGAGCGCGCCGAGAAGCTGGGCCAGAGCCTCACCAAGATCCCCTACAAGGACACCTTCTGGAAGGGCACAACCCGCACGCGGCCCCGTAAGcgcagggccctccccagcgGGGATGTTTGCAGAGCGCAGCCCCCTGCACGGCCGGGCAGGCtcctggggaggggggcagtCTGCAAGGAAAACCGCCCGTCTGGGAGATGGAAACCCCCTCCCGAAGGCGTCTCCTCGTGGGAGCGAGGTCCCGCTGGAACCGCCTCCCTCTGCGGACGCCGGAGGAAGGTCCGTGAGCCACAGGCCAAATCTCCTTTTCTTACAGGAAATGGGACTCTCAACAAACTTGCTGGAATAGACTTCAAACAGCTGAGCTTGAGCCAAAAACTCAACGAGAACCAGTCAGGAGAGGTGCGTAGGCCCGTTGCCCCCCGGCACAGACCCCTGGCTGTGCAGCGCAGACCTGGGACACGGCTGCTCGGAGGTTCCCGCGTCCCGGCACGGGCCAGCCCGCAGGGCGAGCACTGCCCGGCACTGACGGCCAGGGCGTGCTCCCACGTTTTGCCGTAGTCGCTCCACGATGCTGTGGACCTGTGGGtcccgtggggctgggaggggctCAGGGACTGCGTGTCCCTCTCACTGTGACTGCCTGTCTCCCTGCAGCTGTGgaaagggcgctggcaaggcaATGACATTGTcatcaaaatactgaaaatccGGGACTGGACAACTCGGAAGAGCCGAGACTTCAACGAGGAATACCCGAAGCTGCGGTGAGCGCCGGCACCCTCCCCGGGCAGGGCAGGCCGGGCAGGAGCCCGGCGGGTCCGCAGGGTTGGTGGTGGCCCAGGGGACACAAGGACACCGTGGGAGGACAGCACGGCGGCGCGATGAGAGGGTGTGGGCAGCACCCCCGTTCTCAGAGCTGTCACTTCCCTTGCAGGATCTTTTCTCACCCCAACGTGCTCCCAGTGCTGGGTGCCTGCCAGTCCCCCCCGGCACCCCACCCCGTTGTCATCAGCCACTGGATGCCCTATGGCTCCCTCTACAACGTGTTGCACGAGGGGACAAGTGAGTGCTCATGGGGTGACAGAGCCGGGGCAGAGGGTTGTCTCCCCATCCTCGAGAAGTTGCTTCCCTGTGTGTTTGGGGGTGGCAGGGGACCCCTCCAGCTGCAACACCAGGCTGGGCCCGGGCTGAGCTCCGTCTGCCATCCGCACACCTTCCCCGCACCCCGTGTGCGGTGTCCGCCAGCGCCACCCCCCCACCGCAATGACGTGGCAGACCCCTCGCCCCGACGTCCACCCCCTCGCCCTCACGTCGCCCCCCCGACCCTCACGTCACCCCCTCACATCTCACCCTCATGTCGCTCCCCTGCAGACTTTGTGGTGGACCAGATGCAGGCGGTGAAATTCGCCTTCGACATCGCGCGGGGCATGGCCTTCCTGCACACGCTGGAGCCGCTCATCCCGCGCCACCACCTCAACAGCCGCAGTATCATGGTGAGCGTGGCGTTGCGCGGCCCAgcctgtcctcctgcagccgGGGCAGGGCCGGCTCCCCCCGACCgcccctctctccccagatcGACGAGGACATGACAGCCCGGATCAGCATGGCTGACGTGAAGTTCTCCTTCCAGTGCCCGGGGAGGATGTATGCGCCCGCCTGGGTGGCACCAGAAGGTGAGTGAGTGCCTGGCAGCcgggttcctcctcctctcgGCCCCTTCctcgcccccagccccgctcagcCCCCCGTGCTGGTTCCCCGCAGCCTTGCAGAAGAAGCCAGAGGAGATCAACAGGCGCTCAGCTGACATGTGGAGCTTCGcggtgctgctgtgggagctggTGACCCGTGAGGTGCCGTTTGCAGACTTGTCCAACATGGAGATAGGCATGAAGGtgaggacagggctgggaaaccGCTCCGGTCCAGACCCACCAGCCAGGGCATAACAGGGCAAAGCCGCCAGAGGGAGGAGAGGCCGGGGGGCTGAAGGAGCCCACCGCCCCCCCTCCTGGCGCTGCGGGTCCGCCGGTCACacgctgggctggggacaggttTCTGATCCcgtcctgccctcccctgctcccaggTGGCACTGGAGGGGCTGCGTCCAACCATCCCACCCGGCATATCCCCACACATATGCAAGCTGATGAAGATCTGCATGAACGAGGACCCAGCCAAGCGCCCCAAGTTTGACATGATCGTGCCCATCCTGGAGAAGATGCAGGACAAGTAGGGAGGGAGGCGCCTCCCCGCCACCTGACGCTGCCACGCTTCCCTCCCCGCCACCCCCAAGTGCCTTCTTACCCCCAGTGCCAAGGGGGAGCAGGGAACGCCCCTCACCCTGAGCCAGCCACGGACACGGTACAGACACCGCTGCCttcctggagctgctctgcagccctcaGACGCTGCAGCACCTCGTCTGGCAGCACCACCATCCTCCCCGGCAGCTGCGGGCAGAGACTGAGCAGGAGGCCCAACCCTTCGCGTGGCGGGACTCGCTGCCTGCCCGGCTGGGGGGCTGCGCGCCCGGCCCTGGCCCCAGAGCAGCTCACTAAGAGTCTCGCGTTgggcgctgcccggccccggTCCTCCCCAGGACAGTGGGGCCCTGCTCGCCTGTTGCGCCCAGCACCGCCCCGGCTTCGCGCTTCACTGTAATTGTTTCCATCCAGGCCACGTGGAACAGCCGCCAGCATCAGAAATAAACGTTTGTTATGAAAACTGGCTgctgggggaggaggtggtgtcCACGGAAAGCGGAAGGTCTGAGGCGGCGGCTGCCGACAGTCTGCAGTGTCCGGGGCTCCGGGTCTGCGCCAGCCCCCCGGTGACCCGAGCAATGGGGGCGGGTGGGGGCACGCACCAGGGTCTGTCTGCAGCGCTGTCTGCGCAGGGCCCAGAGCTGCCCCCCCAGAGGCAGCAGGGACgcttgggaggaggaagggaagagggcTGGGCAGTCCCATTCCCCCTGCGCTCTTCAGCCCCTTGGGGTAGGATGAAGCCCTCCTGGAACTGCAGACGGTGCAACCAGAACCCACCCAAGCTGGGAGTCCAACAACCCCCACTCTGCACCAATTCCCCCTGCACCGGCCCCCCCAAGGCCAAGCATTGGTGCAGCGAGAGCAGAG from Caloenas nicobarica isolate bCalNic1 chromosome 1, bCalNic1.hap1, whole genome shotgun sequence includes the following:
- the ILK gene encoding integrin-linked protein kinase, whose product is MDDIFTQCREGNAVAVRLWLDNTENDLNQGDDHGFSPLHWACREGRSNVVDMLIMRGARINVMNRGDDTPLHLAASHGHRDIVQKLIQFKADINAVNEHGNTPLHYACFWGHDQVAEDLVGNGALVSIANKYGETPIDKAKTPLREVLRERAEKLGQSLTKIPYKDTFWKGTTRTRPRNGTLNKLAGIDFKQLSLSQKLNENQSGELWKGRWQGNDIVIKILKIRDWTTRKSRDFNEEYPKLRIFSHPNVLPVLGACQSPPAPHPVVISHWMPYGSLYNVLHEGTNFVVDQMQAVKFAFDIARGMAFLHTLEPLIPRHHLNSRSIMIDEDMTARISMADVKFSFQCPGRMYAPAWVAPEALQKKPEEINRRSADMWSFAVLLWELVTREVPFADLSNMEIGMKVALEGLRPTIPPGISPHICKLMKICMNEDPAKRPKFDMIVPILEKMQDK